The nucleotide window TACGATTCCGGCGCCCTGCCCGGTTTACTTTCCGTCTATGTCCGCTCTTGCCTCCCTCCTGCGTCGCCACCAGGCCGATTTCGGCCCCATCCTGCCCGTTGACCTCAATGCTCCCGAAGTAGCCCGCCTCGATTTCACCGCCGCCAACCCGCTCGTAGTCCAGGCCGATCTGCGCGCTACGGCAGCGTTTGAGGGGCTGATAGTGCAGCTGCTGGAAGCCCGGCAAGCCACCATCGGCGTGGGCGGCTACCTCGAAAACCGCGTCATCTACCGGCGCAGCCCCGGTTTGTTTGGCGACGACGCCCAGCCCGCCCGCTCCCTGCACCTGGGCGTAGACATCTGGCTGCGGGCCGGCACGCCGGTGCTGGCTCCCTTGGATGCCGTAGTACACAGCGCCCAGGACAACGTCGGATTCGGCGACTACGGCCCCACCGTCATCCTGGAGCATGAGCTGGCGGGCACCACGTTCTACACGCTCTACGGCCACCTCACCCGGCGCGAAACGGCCCTGCTGCGACCCGGCATGGTGATTGAAAAAGGTGGCACTTTCGCCGAAGTAGGCCCCGCCCCCGAAAACGGCGACTGGCCCCCGCACCTGCACTTTCAGGTTATTGCCGACCTGCAGGGCCGCGTCGGCGACTTTCCCGGCGTGGCAGCACCAGCGGAGAAAAACAAGTGGGTAGCTTTATGCCCGGATCCTAACCTGATTCTGCAGAGTCGGCACCTGTAAAGGGAACCACGGATTGGCTACGCCGAACTTCGTTTCGCGTGGGTTTTTCGAATTATACGGATTTCGTAGACAATTTTTACGCAACAAAAAAGCCTCGCACAACGCGAGGCTTTTTTGTTGCTCATGAACTTATAAGCCATGACTGTGTCAACTACAAAATCCGTGGTCTTAGTCGAACTTGATGGCTACTACGGGCTTGATGCGTGAAATGAGGTAGGTAGGCAGCAGTACGGCTAACAGGGACATCAGGAAGGTAGCCACATTGAGGACCACGATGATGAGCGGGTCCCAGTAGATTGGCACGCGGTCCATGTAATAGTTCTCGGGGTCCAGCGGGATAAGGTGGAAGAAGTACTGAATGGCGCAGAAACCCAGCCCGGCCAGGTTGCCGTAGAAAATACCGCGCAGCGCCAGGTTCAGCCCCCGGAAAAAGAACATACTCCGAATCTGGTTGTCGGTGGCCCCTATGGCTTTAAGCACCCCAATCATATTGGTGCGCTCCAGAATCATGATGAAGATGGTGGCCACCATGTTGAAGGTAGCCACGAACACAATGAGCAGCAGAAAGATAACCACGTTGCGGTTGAGCAGCTGCAGCCAGTCGAAAAGCTGGGCGTACTCGTCCGTGATTTTATCGAGCTTGAGGTCGTAGCGCAGGTTTTCGTACAGATTGTCGGCTACGGGGTCAAGCTGCTTGAAGTCTTTCAGCACCACTTCCATGCCGCCCACCAGCGTATCGGGCCAGGCGTTCAACTCCCGTATCTGGCGAATGTCGCCGATAACGTACACTTCGTCGAACTCGTCGAGGCCCGTCTGGTAAATGCCGCTGACCACGAAGCGCCGTACGCGGGGCGGGTTCTGAATAAAGTAGAACAGCGCGTCGTCGCCCACTTTCAGGCGCAGCTTATCGGCCACTTTGCGCGAAAGCAGCACCTGATCGGAAGCCGACGTATCGGAAAAGGACAGAAACTTGCCCTCCACCAGGTTCTGTCGCATCAGCGAAGGGCTCTGCCGCTCGTCAATGCCTTTCAGCACCACGCCCAGCACTTCTTCCCGGGTTTTGATGATGGCCGTTTTGCGGGCAAACGGCTGCGTAGACTGGATCTGCGGAAACCGTTTCAGGTCGTTGAGCAGCTGCACGTTGCCGATGGGCTCTACCTCCAGCGAGTTGTTGTTGTCGTACTTGCTGATAGTCAGGTGCGACCCGAACGAGAAGATCTTGTTCTGGATTTCATTGCGGAAGCCTTCCAGGATGGAAAACGACACAATCATGACTGCCACGCCCAGCGCTATGCTGACAATGGCTATTTTTGTCACCGTCGAGGTAAAAGACCCCGCATCGGCACCGTCAATTTTGTGGGATATATACCGGGAGACGTTCACTGGCGTAAAGCTACACGTCTACGTTCAGTTTTCTAGCTTCGTTGTACATGCCTACAGCCCTTTTTACCGGCCTGCTCGGTTTCACGCTCCTGCTCACGGATTGCAGCCGGACGGCCAGCTCGTCAAGCACCTCACCCTCAAACGCTAACTCCTCCGTAGCGGAAGTTAGCCAGGCGCAATCATCATCTCCACAAATACTGGCCGCTGAGCCCGTAACCGCGCCGCTGGTAGTAGGCGCGGCCCGCTTCGACCAGTATCTGCCCCTGCTCAAAGGCAAGCGCGTGGGGCTGGTGGTCAACCAAACGGCCCGCGTGGGCCGTGCCTACCTGGTGGATACGCTGCTGACGAAGGGCGTAGACGTAACGGTAATTTTTGCGCCGGAGCACGGTTTCCGGGGTGAGGCCGCCGACGGGGCCACCATCAAAGACGGCAAGGATGCCCGTAGCGGCCGGCCCGTGCGCAGCCTCTACGGAGCCACCAAAAAGCCTACGCCCGAGATGCTGCAGAACGTGGATGTGCTGGTATTCGACATTCAGGACGTGGGCACGCGCTTCTACACCTTCATCAGCACCATGCACTACGTGATGGAGGCGGCGGCCGAACAAAACAAAGAAGTACTGGTGCTGGATCGCCCGAATCCCAACGGCTGGTACGTAGATGGCCCCGTGCTGGAACCCCAGCACAAGTCGTTTGTGGGCATGCACCCCATTCCGGTGGTGCACGGCCTCACGGTGGGCGAGCTGGCTAAGATGATTAATGGCGAAAAGTGGCTGGCCAGCGGCCGGCAATGCCGCCTGACGGTGGTGCCGGTGCAGGGCTACACCCACGCCACGCGCTACGAGCTGCCCGTGCGCCCTTCCCCCAACCTGCCCAATGCCCACGCCGTGGCGCTTTACCCCGCCATCTGCCTGTTTGAGGGCACCGACGTAAGCGTGGGCCGCGGCACCGACGCACCCTTTGAGCTGATTGGCGCACCCACGCAGCCGGCCACGCGCCCCTTCAGCTTCACGCCCCGGCCCAACGCCGGCTCGCCTACGCCCCCGCAGAATGGCAAGCTGTGCTACGGGGAAGACCTGCGCCAGATCGGCAACGAGGTGGGCTTCACGTTGAAGTACCTGCTGGATTACTACCGCCAGAGCACTGCCAAGGAAAAGTTCTTCGGTAAGTACTTCGAACAGCTCAGTGGTACATCTACTTTGCGGCAGCAGGTGGTAGCCGGCAAGTCGGAGCAGGAAATACGGGCGTCCTGGGAGCCAGCGCTCGGCCAGTACAAGGCTCTGCGCCAGAAGTACCTGCTGTACCCGGACTTTAATTAAATCGTGGGCGAGGTTAGCCCGCAGAAGGCGCGGAGGATTGCGCGGAAGACGCGGAAGAACGACCTCAGCGCCCTCCAATCGTCTGATAAACTATGCTGAACATCATTTTCATGGGCACGCCCGAGTTTGCGGTGCCCACGCTAAAAGCGTTGAATTCCTGGGAAGGGTGC belongs to Hymenobacter sp. J193 and includes:
- a CDS encoding peptidoglycan DD-metalloendopeptidase family protein, whose amino-acid sequence is MSALASLLRRHQADFGPILPVDLNAPEVARLDFTAANPLVVQADLRATAAFEGLIVQLLEARQATIGVGGYLENRVIYRRSPGLFGDDAQPARSLHLGVDIWLRAGTPVLAPLDAVVHSAQDNVGFGDYGPTVILEHELAGTTFYTLYGHLTRRETALLRPGMVIEKGGTFAEVGPAPENGDWPPHLHFQVIADLQGRVGDFPGVAAPAEKNKWVALCPDPNLILQSRHL
- a CDS encoding FtsX-like permease family protein gives rise to the protein MTKIAIVSIALGVAVMIVSFSILEGFRNEIQNKIFSFGSHLTISKYDNNNSLEVEPIGNVQLLNDLKRFPQIQSTQPFARKTAIIKTREEVLGVVLKGIDERQSPSLMRQNLVEGKFLSFSDTSASDQVLLSRKVADKLRLKVGDDALFYFIQNPPRVRRFVVSGIYQTGLDEFDEVYVIGDIRQIRELNAWPDTLVGGMEVVLKDFKQLDPVADNLYENLRYDLKLDKITDEYAQLFDWLQLLNRNVVIFLLLIVFVATFNMVATIFIMILERTNMIGVLKAIGATDNQIRSMFFFRGLNLALRGIFYGNLAGLGFCAIQYFFHLIPLDPENYYMDRVPIYWDPLIIVVLNVATFLMSLLAVLLPTYLISRIKPVVAIKFD
- a CDS encoding DUF1343 domain-containing protein, producing the protein MPTALFTGLLGFTLLLTDCSRTASSSSTSPSNANSSVAEVSQAQSSSPQILAAEPVTAPLVVGAARFDQYLPLLKGKRVGLVVNQTARVGRAYLVDTLLTKGVDVTVIFAPEHGFRGEAADGATIKDGKDARSGRPVRSLYGATKKPTPEMLQNVDVLVFDIQDVGTRFYTFISTMHYVMEAAAEQNKEVLVLDRPNPNGWYVDGPVLEPQHKSFVGMHPIPVVHGLTVGELAKMINGEKWLASGRQCRLTVVPVQGYTHATRYELPVRPSPNLPNAHAVALYPAICLFEGTDVSVGRGTDAPFELIGAPTQPATRPFSFTPRPNAGSPTPPQNGKLCYGEDLRQIGNEVGFTLKYLLDYYRQSTAKEKFFGKYFEQLSGTSTLRQQVVAGKSEQEIRASWEPALGQYKALRQKYLLYPDFN